From Candidatus Thermoplasmatota archaeon:
CCAACGATCGGTATCCCGATGTTGAGGGCTTCCCTGAGTGCCTGCTCATCGGCTGCGGGGTCCGTCACGAAAAGGACCTCTGGCTCCGTGAACTTCGGAAGGATCGGGTTGGTGAGCGAACCGGGAACGAAACGGCCAGCGACAACCATTGCGCCAATGCTCTTCCCGAAGACTTTCGCGGGCTTCTGGCCGTACTGCCTTGCTGAGACAATCAAAATCCTCTGCGGGTCGAACTTCGAGAGGAACTTCGACGCGATTCTTATGCGCTCGTCCGTCTTCTTGACGTCAAGGACATACAGTCCATCATTCCTGACCTTGAAGATGAACTCCTTCATGTCGGCACTCTTCTGCTGAGTGCCGATGTGAACACCTGATGTGAGGTAGACGTCCTCTGGAATCAAGAGTGATGTGCTGGTCTCAGTCTGCGGTTGGGTGTCTGATACCTCGTCCATCTGAATTCCTCAGTCTCTCTTGACGGTCATCGGTATGACTCCCTTGTCGAACTCCATTATGGAGATCTCGATGGGCTCGATGGTCTCGTCAGCTACATCCACAAGTATCGGTGCTCCCAGGCTTATCTGAAGTGCCCTCGCGCCTATTATCCGCGCTCTCTCGAATCGGGTGTACTTCAAGATTGCATCCTCGCCGTGGAGGTATCCCCTAAAATGTGGCCCCTTTATATACGTTTGGGGTCGCATCGAATGGTCTGTTCGTGAGAACACGGGTGTTCCTGAACGATGGAATGGGAATAGAGACGTTCCGCACCAACCATTGATTTCAACATTTTTATAATTAAATAATAATCATTACGAGACGTTCTGCGGAGGAGGCTTGGCTGGCGTCATCCAGCAATTCCCATCCGGTTATCGTACCCGCACGTTCGAAATCGGCGCATTTTCGTCAGAAAACGTTGTGTATTTCCACAACTCATTTATCAACCGTTTGCTTACCTCAGCTCAACAGGGGAATCAAAATGCCAAAGGTTCCGAACATCAGAGTAGAGCCTCCGGGCCCGGAGGCCAAGAAGATTGTCGCCAAGGACGTCGAGTACATCGTCAAGGCGACGAAGACCGCGCCTCTCGTTTTCAAGAAAGCAGAGGGCTCAGTGATTGAGGACGTCGACGGTAACACCTACATAGACTTCTACGCAGGTGTCGGCGTCCTGAACGTGGGAGCGAGGCATCCCAAGGTCGTCGCTGCGATCAAGGATCAAGTGGACAAGTACACACACGTCGCAGGCACTGATTTCTACTGCGGTCTGCAGTCCAGGCTCGCAGAGAGGTTGGCCAAGACCGCGCCTGGCAGCAACAAGAAGATGGTTTTCTTCTCCAACACAGGGGCGGAGTCCGTCGAGGCGGCTATCAAGATCGCGAAGAGGGGGACTGGGAAGCAGTGCTTCATGGACTTCCTCGGGGCGTTCCATGGCAGGACTACCGGTGCGATGACGCTAACGGCATCTAAGTGGGTCCAGAGGGAAGGATATACGGCGACACTGATGCCCGGCGTGTTCCACGTCCCCTACGCGTACTGCTACAGATGCATCTACAAGATGGAGTACCCAACCTGCGGCATGTGGTGCGCTAAGGTCATCGAAGACGTTTATTTCGAGAACCAGATACCGCCGAACGACCTCGCGGCAATCAGCATGGAGGTCATTCAAGGCGAGGGTGGATACGTTGTGCCTCCGAAGGAGTTCGTGAGGATGGTCTTCGACCTCACGAGGAAGTACAAGTGCCTATTCATCGACGACGAGGTTCAGTCTGGCATCGGAAGGACCGGCAAGATGTGGGCGGCAGAGCACTTCGATATCGCCCCTGACATCATCTGCAGCGCGAAGTCCCTGGGTGGTGGCCTCCCAATCGCGGCCACGATCGTGGACGCGAAGCTCGACTTCGACAGGTACGGAAGGCACTCGAACACATTCGGCGGAGCATCGTTATCACACGCCGCCGCGCTCGCGACGCTCGACGTCATCGAGGGCGAGAAGCTCCTGGACAGGGCCACGAAGGTCGGCAGGGACATGAAGAAGAGGCTCCAGGAGATGCAGGAGAAGTACGAGATCATAGGCGACACCCGCGGCCTGGGTATGATGCTCGCCCACGAGTTCGTCCAGGACAGAAAGAGCAAGAAGAACGCCGCGAAGAGCCGGGACCTGATCTCCGACATGGCCTTCAAGAAGGGCCTGATGCTCCTGCCATGCGGCAAGTCGAACATCAGATACATCCCACCGCTCAACATCCCGCAGGAACAGCTTGATGCGGGCCTCGAAATCCTCGAGGGATGCATCAAGCACGTCGACAAGAACAGAGCGGAATAGACTCAGAACAACTCGTTTTTCCGGATCCCGGGGTTTCCCCGGGAATCCCACAGTTTCATTTATCTGGTATAGGTCCCATGCTAGCCATGGAAGTGGCTCGATTGTCCGACGAGAACCGAGAGAGTAATCATGATAACGTCATAGCGACTCTCTACAGGCTGGATCCCGAACGCTTGGCCGCGGTCAGACGGGCGATATCCGGCATCACACGATGTCCGCAGTGCGACGCCCCCAACCGCGCGGACCAACCGAGGTGCGACAGTTGCGGGGCGAAGCTGTATCCTGAGGTCCCTGACAACGAAGAAGAGAAGGGACTGAAGGAGGAAATGCGGAGGAGCGGACGCCGCTGAGGCGAACATTCACTTGCCTTTCGTCCGCTTGAACTTCCGGAGCTCTTCCTCCACCTTCGATTCGTAGTATTCTTGGTCCTTTACGGAAGGTGCGACCTTGCCTTTCTCAGGAGCCTGCTTCTGAGCCTCAGGGGGCTTGGTCTCCCTAGGCTCCTGGCGCCAGACGACCGTCCTCACGGCCAAGCCCACGACCAGCAGTCCGAAGCCTATCCAGAGCGTGTTCATGAACGGTATTGTCTTCGCCTCAATCAGGGCGGAGCTGTTGTCCCGCCATTGGAAGTTGATGTACAGGTCCCGCAAGAGAGATTTGTAAACGAAGACTCCAATGTCAACGACCTCGAGGCCTCCTCTGCTGGACGGGCCGTACTTGTCGATGAGCGTGACGCCTTGCTTGACTGTGTCTCCTGACTTCACGATGTCCAGGACGGCCTCCCTGACCTCTGTC
This genomic window contains:
- a CDS encoding 30S ribosomal protein S2; its protein translation is MDEVSDTQPQTETSTSLLIPEDVYLTSGVHIGTQQKSADMKEFIFKVRNDGLYVLDVKKTDERIRIASKFLSKFDPQRILIVSARQYGQKPAKVFGKSIGAMVVAGRFVPGSLTNPILPKFTEPEVLFVTDPAADEQALREALNIGIPIVG
- a CDS encoding DNA-directed RNA polymerase subunit K; this encodes MLKYTRFERARIIGARALQISLGAPILVDVADETIEPIEISIMEFDKGVIPMTVKRD
- a CDS encoding acetyl ornithine aminotransferase family protein, producing the protein MPKVPNIRVEPPGPEAKKIVAKDVEYIVKATKTAPLVFKKAEGSVIEDVDGNTYIDFYAGVGVLNVGARHPKVVAAIKDQVDKYTHVAGTDFYCGLQSRLAERLAKTAPGSNKKMVFFSNTGAESVEAAIKIAKRGTGKQCFMDFLGAFHGRTTGAMTLTASKWVQREGYTATLMPGVFHVPYAYCYRCIYKMEYPTCGMWCAKVIEDVYFENQIPPNDLAAISMEVIQGEGGYVVPPKEFVRMVFDLTRKYKCLFIDDEVQSGIGRTGKMWAAEHFDIAPDIICSAKSLGGGLPIAATIVDAKLDFDRYGRHSNTFGGASLSHAAALATLDVIEGEKLLDRATKVGRDMKKRLQEMQEKYEIIGDTRGLGMMLAHEFVQDRKSKKNAAKSRDLISDMAFKKGLMLLPCGKSNIRYIPPLNIPQEQLDAGLEILEGCIKHVDKNRAE
- a CDS encoding zinc ribbon domain-containing protein, whose amino-acid sequence is MEVARLSDENRESNHDNVIATLYRLDPERLAAVRRAISGITRCPQCDAPNRADQPRCDSCGAKLYPEVPDNEEEKGLKEEMRRSGRR